Genomic DNA from Solanum pennellii chromosome 3, SPENNV200:
aaagagtactTACCAAAGATGTGAAGAGaaatagtgaaagaaaaaagagcATCCTGCATGGCATATCAAAATCCCCAGAAATAGAAGCCCATGCTAAGCTAGCCATGCTAGGTGCAGCCACAAACAAGAAAAATGTAGGTCTAAGCATGGCAGGAAGACGATTACTACCCGATAATCGTTGATAAAGTGTTATAAACACAACTAAATAGTGTGTTAATCCAAGTGTAAATATACATATTGCACTCTCTTTCCATTCCATTTTGCTAGCTATCCAAGCACCAACCAAATTTCCCAATACAGAAAGTTGGCTTGTTGGATTTGCAACCATTGACAAAAACCTCTTTTCAGTAGTAAACCATTGTCCATATATTTTCACATCAAGAATCACCACGGGTACAACGAATATCCACCATACAAATTGACAAGAATCAAGATTTGGGATTGTGAATGGTATTGATTGAAGCAATAAAAGCCATGATATCCATGGTGCAAATAGGTAGTTAACACCAATTGGATGCAAAAACTCAGACTTCACTAACTTGAAGTGAAAAATGCATCTTAAGATATATAGAAAAGAGAGTAACATAAGTGTACAAAGTGATATCCACCATAGTAAAAGGAAAGTTGTTGAAGGGAGTGAGTGAAATTTGTGTTGAAGTGTTTGTGATTTGTCCAAATGTTGTGTTAGTACTTTCCATAACAAAGTTTGACCACCTAGAGAAAGGCTAATTCTAAAATAGCCTGCATGAAGTTTAGTCAATAGGGAAATATTTGAAGAAGTTGATTTTTTCTTGGTAACATGATCTTTAGTAATATTGTCATCATCATCACTTATTGTGACTTTGATTGTTGATTCAAAAACTTGTTCCCCcattgaaaaaattgtaatgtaAAATACCAATTGAGTACTCTTGTAGGAGAATATGGTCTACATTTGTAATGCTTATTTGGTATATATAAGAGCCAAGATATCGTAAGGGGTTCATTTAGTGacgaagcaaaaaaaaaaaagagttcaaaattatttctgacctatagtataattttttgaaaaagggtGTTCAACTGTCCATCTTGCATTATATGTGGCTGTATTGTTACCTTCTTTGATTTGTCAAATaatcacattatatatataaggtcaaaattatatattttttttatgtatatagaGTAGATACTGaatctcttttatttcttatatatttatttttttgtatatttaaattctcttaataaaaattctaactTCGCTACTACCGTGAATAGATGGCTTTGGAGATTAAAAGTGCACTCATATAATCCAAGataagtaaaattaaattagtaaagCAAGATGTATAGTGTGTGATAAGTCAGGATCATTTATGGGGGGATATAAAGTAAACATCCTTTGTTAGGTCACTTAGCTGTATTATCgtgcattttattttattataaagatTTAAGTTATACATATTGCATGCTATAAATTTTCTTTACACTATTAATGTAGTTTGACTTAATATAAAACATTACTTTCCATCTTGTTAACCAATTAATGTATTATGAGATTTAAATGaaactaaatcttttaaattatcaaattaatataatataatataaaaaaaaatggttcATTAAAGCTTTTGTTTTCTCTTTAAATTACTTTTGATAGATTTGAACTATTCTTATCTATTAGAGAGTCTAGAATTCATTTAGACATTAAAAAAGAGAAAGgggaaaaatatatcaaaaagttATTTGAATACATGACTTACTACATTATATTCTCTgctatatttgaaaaatttataaaaacttTTGTTTTCGGAACTTCACTCTTACACAATGTATAAGGCGATGTATCAGAATGTATCAGGACATGTATATCCGGTATCAACAAAGTTAATGTATCAGAATAGTGAGCGATATATCGAGATATATGTACtgttttatactaacaaagataatatatcaaaatacgAGGTATAAAACGTTGAGCGATAACACCTCCACATCCACCcccaaacaaaaggaaaaagaaagaaaagcaAAATGAACCACAAAAGAAGGTAAAAAGGAAGGGCTTTTTAACCTCTAGtcctatataatatatatgctTTTAATTTAAGACGAAAATGTGCTCAACCACCACATACTTAGCCTAATTTTTTTGCGTTAATAGcaaattaaaaatgtaattaatactCCCTCAGTCACTATTTACTTGTtcagatatttttttatttgtccctatttacttgttcattttaacAAGTCAAGACagaacaacaatttttttcctaaaatgcccttatttaattctagaaaatcTTTAGTACTACGAAGTTGTAATGCATGCTTTTTTGAAccagaaaatacatttattatacttgaggagttgcataatcttttaatttaaatttaaaattgtaacTAACATATGATAATAATTGGTGCCTTAATTTGTGTATCActtctaaagtggacaactaaatagagACAGATGGATGGAGTACTATAAATTCATTATAATGTTCTGTTACATAGTTTAAAGCTTTAACCCAATTGTACGTATGGTCTTTAATTATGTCAAATTGATTATGTTTTTATGCTTCTCGATCAGCCACAATGTTGTCCTTTACTCCTTTTAACAATATTATACAACACAACTTGAATTAggtacaaatattttaaaatttgatactcATATTTAAAAGGTGTATACTAAAAGAAAGATGGAGCGAAACtaaaatatgtatgtatgttactatattatgtatatatgcaTGAACTCAACAAAGTAAAGCACATAATTGTTTGGTTTTGGAGACTCTTAGATGTGCACTACATGGTTATGTTAGTTTTTGAATAAACCTAGAAAGATTATTATGGAAgtcttgaaaatgaaaaaattaatcagAATTATTACAATATAATTCTCTAATTCAATGTAAATATACAAGAAAACGACTTTGTACATATACAAGAAAAtggtttcttgtttttttttccattctATAGTGTGTGGAGTATCTTATTTAAGAGtttaaacttttagatgagataATCTGAGAAAGTTTTTAGAGCATAGACTTGTGTCGCCTTGGTCATTAATGTTTGGTTAAAATAACCCCAAGACACTCTTACTATGGTGTAACATTATTTGTGTTGAGTCAAGCTCGCTCAATTTTCTTCGAAAGAGACCTCACAAAGTCATTAAAAATATCcaacattttataaataaaaaacatttctTTTCAACTATCAATGTGGATTTTGTTACAAGCTAATAGTTAGACTATCCTTGTTATGTGGGACGGAGTGTTGGTTCGTCAAGAACTCATATATTCAAAAGATGCATGTTGTAGATAAGCAGATGTAGAGATGTATGAGTGGGCATTCTATCTAGGAGTGACAAGATTAGGAATGAGATTACTTGGGAGAAGGTAGAGTGACATCTGTGGTGAACAAGATGAGAGAAGCGAGACTGAGATGGTTTGAACATGTTCAGAAGAGGTGCACAGATGCCACAATGAGGATGTGTGAGAGGTTGTAAGTAGAGGTACGCAGATCAGAAGGGTAGGGGCAGGTTGAAAATGTATTGAGGAGAGGTGATTAGACAAGACATGACACAACTTTATATTACCGAGAACATGACTTTAGACAGGAAGGAGTGGAGGTCGCGTATTAGGATAGATCGAAGGCTAGTGGGGGTAGAGTATTGTATTTCCTTTGAGGGTTTAATGTCTATCATAGAACGTAGCTAGTCATGCTCTTATATTGTCATatgttgtttattgtttttcgattatcatattattttgatgttgtcattgtttctctttttttagaCTTTATATAGCTTTTTTTCAACCACTATGTTTTCTCCtgtgttttcttcttctttacttGGATTTTGATACACTCGAATTGAAGTCTTTTCGAAAACAGTCTCTCTATCTCTATGAGATAGTGATAAAATATTCACACACTCTGTTCTCTTCAAGCACCACTTTATAAGAtttcatcaaatatattattattattattattattattattattattggcaTCATATAAACTTTGTTGTTCCACCCAACAATATAAGAGTCTCAAAAGGGATTGTCCTAGAATATATAGTTCACTTACTGCCTTAACAAAGTATATATCAATAGAAggataaatatattcttttattcaggtttttttttatttatttaagtgaCTTGCATGTCTAAGCTGAGTTAAGCAGCTTAGGACATTGAGAAAGTGGAGCAAAAGACTACTTTCATTATATATGATTAGGTACTTAGTTATATTTtagaggaattgaaattgaagCGAATAGTCgtctattaaaataataattagcaaatatatattaatgtatgatatacatataatatacattaattatgtaaaataataaatatttttatttaactatcgaatataattatttaaatggatCAGCAACTTTCTTATTATCATCCATAGCCACCAATACCTTAACTTAATTATcaaaccttaattaattaatcaatctTCATTTAGTAGTACTCACTAGCTAACCTACACTTGTACCTCATTGGAAATCTGGTAGATACCCATGTTAAAGACCAAACAAGATCACACTTTAATTTGTGATGATAaaattaagaacaaaaaaaaaaagaaataattaatatttaagagAATTGATAATCTTACTTTAGTTCCCTTAAAAACTATTTctttaattgtttaatattgTGTAGTACATGCTAAAAAACAAGTGGCAATATATTGTTTAATCTTTGCATAATTAACTTTTGGCATCCTCTCTAAGTGAGCAACCACTAATTATACATCTTAAGTCACTTTTGtttgtggtggtggtggttgataattttaaatttttgattttgtaataGGTActtgaaatataaatattgaattttcaaAGCTTGCTTTGGTATGAGagattaaattttgatataaattctaATATGATAATTCGATAATTAtgtatagaagaaaaaaattcagaattcgtcgaataattatctttttgaaaaattacaaataaagtCCATTGAATTTTCACTCTCAAATCTTTACATTATGATTTAGACGTACAAGTTGATTNNNNNNNNNNNNNNNNNNNNNNNNNNNNNNNNNNNNNNNNNNNNNNNNNNNNNNNNNNNNNNNNNNNNNNNNNNNNNNNNNNNNNNNNNNNNNNNNNNNNNNNNNNNNNNNNNNNNNNNNNNNNNNNNNNNNNNNNNNNNNNNNNNNNNNNNNNNNNNNNNNNNNNNNNNNNNNNNNNNNNNNNNNNNNNNNNNNNNNNNNNNNNNNNNNNNNNNNNNNNNNNNNNNNNNNNNNNNNNNNNNNNNNNNNNNNNNNNNNNNNNNNNNNNNNNNNNNNNNNNNNNNNNNNNNNNNNNNNNNNNNNNNNNNNNNNNNNNNNNNNNNNNNNNNNNNNNNNNNNNNNNNNNNNNNNNNNNNNNNNNNNNNNNNNNNNNNNNNNNNNNNNNNNNNNNNNNNNNNNNNNNNNNNNNNNNNNNNNNNNNNNNNNNNNNNNNNNNNNNNNNNNNNNNNNNNNNNNNNNNNNNNNNNNNNNNNNNNNNNNNNNNNNNNNNNNNNNNNNNNNNNNNNNNNNNNNNNNNNNNNNNNNNNNNNNNNNNNNNNNNNNNNNNNNNNNNNNNNNNNNNNNNNNNNNNNNNNNNNNNNNNNNNNNNNNNNNNNNNNNNNNNNNNNNNNNNNNNNNNNNNNNNNNNNNNNNNNNNNNNNNNNNNNNNNtatatatatatatatatatattcacttgTTACTTCTTCCCATATATATGttaaacaatttatttaaagttgGATGTTCagtatttaatttgatattttcaaaatttaattttgtaaatgaataattaaaagtaaatatcGAATATCAAACTTTAAACTTCTTGTACCATATAAATTTTGGTTTAGGTTGGTAATTGTTGTATTTATGTTCACCCCTACAGTATAGAAGTTGAATTAATTTCTCcgataaaataatgtaattatttaCTTATGGATCAAATGCAAGTGACTAATGACGTATTTCACAAAAAGCATTTGCactttgtagtttttttttttatatatataaagtcaaACCATTAAAAGCACTAAGAAATAACTCAACTTTGTTTNcccccccccccccaaataaaaaaaaagtcaattaattttctttcttcaagtTATGGTGAAAGTATAATATATATGACCCTAGGTGATACCAAAGGGTCGAATGATTGGTCTAGCAACTTTATTAGCCCCAAATTGTTGGACATAAACAAATTTAGTACTATCAAATAATTATGTGTACATCaactaaatgatgaaaaataatgaacTAGCAATAAGGCTATAAAatggattaattttttttataaaccatGAGAAAATTAGAAGAGCTTAGTCTAATCatgagtccggagcctaaagggtataaaatgttaataaaaaatttaaaacggtatatgaatttttattttaaccaaagGGGCAAAATCACTAGAAGATGAGCGATTTCTGTCGTCGgagaaaatttgataaaaacaaatcgctgccttggcagcgatttctaaaatattttttttaatgatttttttatatattgctCCCTAAATagcgattttcttaattttttatttaaaataaaacaaatcgcTGCAAGTGCAGCGAtttgtctccaatttttttaaatcaattttttagaaaactTTTGACtgatacttattttaaaaaatcattaaaaaaatttattttggaataagtagtagaaaaatttaaaattaaaatttctttaaaaaatttaaaatttaattttaaaaattgtaaaaaataaaaagataaaaaattgattggaaaaaataaaaaaacaatttggagacaaatcgctgcccttgcagcgatttgctcttagtttttttttttaataaataatttaaaaaattaaagaaatcgcTGATTAGGCAAGCGAtttattaaaaatcattaaCAAAAATTTGTTTTGGGAATCGCTGCAAAGGCatcgattttacttttttcggCGAGCGAAATCGTGCCCGTTcagcgattttgcccttttgattaaaataattattcatatactattttgaaatttttgttaacattttatgCCCTTTAGACTCCGAACTCGTCTAATCATCGACTCATCATAGTTACCCTCAATTTGACTTGCTAATTTCgcattatttaaatttgttactattgtttttcttatagaaaagatttgtttaattatgaattaacaGTTCACgttattcaaatattttctacGACAATGTATAAGCAGGATTCAAATattacttctttctttttttttttacattaattgTACTttcttattaataaataatttagtttttgtttatttttaaccTTCTTAGCCCAAAAATTAAGCTAGATCAAATGGCTGATTAGATACAATTACCCTATATATAATTAGGTTCGCAAAGaatttaaagaatatgaaattctcaactatatatgattatataaatGATGTTATGGATAAGCTAGgccacataaatatttaatttgttttaataaatTTGCTACCTAATTATTGTTATAACACTAATTAACAACCACCTATATAAGTGACGTGTATTAGTTTCTGATAAGTATATCCTGCTTATCCTAGTTTTCTTGAACAAAGTCCATGACGTTACAAGTCAACAGATTATCAGAGTTGCCCATATATATAAagctaaattaaaaaaaaaaaaatcatgtggCAACTCTCAATGGTCAAggattatatttatcttttttgatTCAATCGGTTTTGTACATTATCTTTAGTTATTGGTTAGGGTTTCACAGACATTATAAATCCAGAGTTAAGTTATAGGCAACTTACAtaaattttggtatatatatattccagTTTATAGTATTgtgtattttatcaaattttgttgTGTCCAAATACGTCcaaaatacatgtatctcaaAATACTGTTAAGATTTTATCCTCATTTTCTTACCATATTTGAGTTTTACTTTTCTCTTGAAGAAAAGCCAGAGTAATACTATAATTGCTTTTACTTtttctgaagaaaaaaaaagattatcttccatatttggtttatttatttcttgGTGGAAACGTTTGAAACCCGTAAAATAGCATTCATACAATGTACACATTTAAAAGTTCTGTTTATGACATTTCTTtctacagtttctatgtttaatATAAGTTTGTAATTGTATAGATCAATTGACgatattataatatatgtttcttTTGGTACAATTTTATGTGTCGTCTAATTTATCGTCATATCATTTGCAATTGTAAGTTTCCGAATGATGCCTCGATTCTTTCGAATCCAGCAGATACATGAGatcaaaattaggtgtaatttattCTAGATACATTGTATTCAAGTGAATTCGCATG
This window encodes:
- the LOC107014047 gene encoding S-type anion channel SLAH1-like; this encodes MGEQVFESTIKVTISDDDDNITKDHVTKKKSTSSNISLLTKLHAGYFRISLSLGGQTLLWKVLTQHLDKSQTLQHKFHSLPSTTFLLLWWISLCTLMLLSFLYILRCIFHFKLVKSEFLHPIGVNYLFAPWISWLLLLQSIPFTIPNLDSCQFVWWIFVVPVVILDVKIYGQWFTTEKRFLSMVANPTSQLSVLGNLVGAWIASKMEWKESAICIFTLGLTHYLVVFITLYQRLSGSNRLPAMLRPTFFLFVAAPSMASLAWASISGDFDMPCRMLFFLSLFLFTSLVCRPTLFKKSMRKFNVAWWAYSFPLTFLALASAQYAHQVEGHVANGLMLLLSALSVLVFVGLTLSTALNLDMLLSDHDRYLNFTKRT